The Lynx canadensis isolate LIC74 chromosome D2, mLynCan4.pri.v2, whole genome shotgun sequence DNA segment AAgcttcctcccctccagcagccatCCCGTGGGGCCTAGATCATTCCACGGATCCACGACCCCAGGTCCAACATTGCTCTGAGTGCTGGCCTGCCAGCCGAGACTCGGGCACTCAGACACTGGCCACCGTGGTCCCCAAGTTCCGGGAGCCGACAACCAGCATCCCTGGCTGGTCTCTTCCGGCCTCAGatccctgctccctgctctgtcccctcccctcctgtccccctccccacccctgaccccaCAGCCAGGGGTCTTTCCAGTCCGAATGGGGCCATTCACCCCTCTGCCTAACATGCCCCCAAGGCACCCTCTGCTCTCAGGACAAGGCTGCAGCGCTGGCCTCCCCGAGCTGTGTgcctcctgccccaccctggAAAGTGCGAGACTCCTTCCGCCACAGGCCACAGGCACTCGCCCTATTAGCTCATGATCAGCTCACCGTTCGGTTCTCAGCCATATGTCGCCTCTTCCAGGCAGCCTCCCCGGATACCTAGTCCAGGTCAGCTTCCTCACCAGACACTCTGCTGTGGGGCCCTTGCCCCTTCTCAGCACCTTCCTGCACGTGATTACGCACAAGTCTGGGGAACGTGACTCACAAGGGAGGCCCTCCTTGACGCCGTGCACCCTCTGACCCCCATCTGGAGGGGCACTCGGCCCTCCGTGGGCGGGATGCCACCCTCGGGAGCAGTTACCCTCGCCTGTCAGGCACCGCTGCCTGCCTGCAGGCCAGGCCTGACCAGTCAGCTCCCAAAAGGCCTCGCCCTGTGACCCCTGGAGCGTCACAGTCAGGAGGGGGACACCCGCCCCATCCAGCCAGGAGCACAACCCCGTCCCCACCCCAGGGATGCAGCCTGTGGCAACCTGGGGGAGGGGACgtgggaggggccagagaggCGATGGCCAACGGGTCATTACCAGACCCGCCGGGCACCCTTCCCTCACCACCCGGCCCACGTGGCAGGTGCTACGGTCACTCCgagacagatgaggaaaatgaggctcagagatgccAGCCCTCGGGGCCAGAGCAGCAAACAAGCAGCCAGGGCCTGCGAGGTGGCCCCATGTCTGTCCCTGGAGGTCAGTGCCTGCTGAGGACCACTGTGCCCTGTCGCCGGAGCCCGCCCCGGGCTGGGCTCTCACCGGTGCCCTGGCCACCGAGTCCCGGGATGGCTCGGGGCTTCTCCAGAGTGTCCCCGTGGACACGCCCCTCTCAGCTGAGCCTCCTGCTACCCTGCAAAGTGGGACGGAGGAGGAGTCTCGGGACCAGGTGGCCCCGGGAGGGAGCTGCCCCCACGATGTGTGCTGCTTTCCTCCTGACGAGCACTGGTCAGCAGCACAGATTCTCCCCCGGGGCCGAGGGGCTCTCGGCAAGTGCCTCAGGGGGTGGTAGCAGGGCCAGTCGGCAGCCGGTGGACGTGGCCTGAAGGACAACCGTCCCCAGCAACCCCTACCCAGCTGCAGGACCGTGCCGGCCTCCTCCCAGGCGTGCCCAGGTGCCAGGGGACCATGCCGCTCCCGTGCGAGGCGAAGGCAGTTCCCGGCTCCCCCCTGGAGGAGCAGAGGGCCTGGTGCCCAAACAGCACCACTGACACTCGAAAGCAATCTTGTGGACGGGAGACTCCCGCTCACCAGCACCATGAGCCTCCTGCCTGGCGTGGACCTCACGGCAGCCTTCCGTCCTCATACAACAAAACTAAAGAGTCACTCGGGCAAGACCACTTTGTGCTTTGGTGCCGACAAGAGCCAGCATCCCTCGCTCCCAGAGCCCCACACACCGCTGGGGACAGCATGGGCACAGTCCCCGAagccagagggacagagacagagagatgctcagagacagaaacagagagagggagagaaagacagagaggagagggagcccgggagggagggggaagggagcggGGAGGAGGCCGGGCTGTGGGCACGGGGCCCCTACAGCAGGCAAACCTGTCCGGCGAgattcttccctctgcttcctggTAAACAGAGCCAGCCCTGAACCACCCCAGCCAGGGGCTCCCTGCCCACCAGGCCACACTGCCACCCCCCCcatgcccgccccccccccccaccatggtgGGCTCACGTCCCTAGGAACTGCCCACTGTGACCGGGGATCTGAAGGTCGGTTTCGAGGACTGACTGCTCACCACATCCTCGCTGACAGCACGGGCCCAcggcgagtgggggaggtgcccAGCTTCCACCCTGGCCCCAGACCAGGCCAAGGGCAGGAGGGGCCTGGTGAGCAGAGAGGTCGGGTAAGGGGGCAGCAGAGGGCACAGACGGTCCCGGGGCCCACAGGACACACCCAGAGCGGGGAGATGCCCAGAGCACCTGACCTTTCTCCAGACTCCCCCCGACACACAGGGCGCCCACGCCCCATCACAAAGACCCAGAGGTCACAGGGCTGTGCCTGCTTCGGGGGAGGACAGGTTTGCGTCTGGACCCCTGGGAGTCTTTCAGGGGCAGCGACCAGGCTCGATGCAGGAAGCAGGTGGAGGAAAGGGTGGGGACAAGGCTTCGGGAGTCCTGGCTGTGACCCTGCCCAGGCGCACCCCTCACCGTTGCTTCCTCAATCCtaggaccccccccccagacacGTGGCGCAGCAGTGAGGGACCacgccaggtgccccaccaaccCCTTCCCAACCACACGTCGGCCGGCCCAGCTGAGGCCCGAAGGCCCGAGCTGGGAAACTGGCACCAGACAGGCACACAGGCAGGTGGACCAGACCGGACAAGGTCAGCTAGAGGTcacagaaactgaggcagaggccCCCCTGGGGTGGAGGAGTGCTCCTCTGACACCCCGCCTCCCCGCTCTCTGCTTCTGTGGGCCTGGGCCTTAGGCTAAGGGGCCCGGAAGAGGGCCATGGCCTGACCTCCACAGGGGGGCCCCACCACACGCCCTGGGGTCCAATGCAGGCAGCCTGCACGGGACCCGCCTCCTGCcgtggggaaggacagggaggggagTGGGCACTGGGGGGCCACCACGGGGGCCAGTGACCGCTGGACACACCCCGCTGCTCGGGCCCCAGAGCCGACGCCCTCCGATGGGAACacacccagcccctccctgcatCCTGGGCCCCCCGGGAAGTTCACGGCGGGCAGCCTCTGCCCCTCGGCCGTTTCCTGACACCCCACAGGGTGACCACCCCACATGCTGCCTGGTGACACCCCAGGCCCATGGGGTCTCCTTCTGAGACCTGGGGTGGGAGGCCCTATAGAGTTCTCTcggaggggagacagagggcaGGACACCGGCCCAGGGACAGACCCCGGAGCACCTGACCGACACAGGTCCGGGAACCACGCGCCGGCcggaatggggggtgggggctaaGGCCACGCGAGTGGCATCTGAGGGCAGCCGGCCAAGTCAGGACCCActggggacaggagggaggggctgcGGCCCCAGcgtggggagagaagagggagtgaCCCCTCAGAGTGAGCGGCCAAGAggaagctcccccccccccccaacacccgcGCCTTCTCCAGGACGCAAATAAAAGGGGACGGAGATCTTTCGCGGCACTTGGAAAAATGGCCGCAAAACACCAACCAGCCCTGTTCTCCGCACGGTGGCTGACGATCCCCCACGACTCGATTCGGAAAGCCTCTCTTCCGCGAACCGCAAGGCAGGGTGCCGCTGCCATTAAGCGGGCCTCTCTGCCAACTGCCAGCCAGAGGGCGGAGGCTTCCCAGCAGAGCGGCGGGAGGGGCACAGGAGCAGCCCTGCGCGCTCACCTGGTCGGGCGGCTTACGTCTCAAACTGGGTTAAGACCTCCCTTATTTCCGGGGCCACAGGCTGCGCGGCATTGGCGGCCTCCGTTATGGCTTTCCGGTACATCCCCTTCTTCTTACGGTTAAATCTCAGTTTGAAAAActcagagaaaggggagagttTTGAAGTAGACAAGAATGACGTAGTCGGAGAACCAAACCACGAGACTTTGGCTTCTTGCCAGGAAGGCTCCCCGTCCTCCTTCTggctaagactgatgtcaaggacaCGCGCTGGCCACCAAGGAAAACCATGAACCTTACCCCACACGATGTCCCCTACGGCCACGGTCCTTCCGTCCTCAGTCACGCACTTGGAGACGCTCTGTGTGTGCAGCCTGACTGTCAGGGGCGGGACCGTCTGCCTCGCGGCCCCGGACGAGGACCTCACAGACGCACCGTCGCCGGACAGGTCGCACGTGTCCGGTGACGGCACTTCCGAGCTGCACGATTTGGACTCGTCCAGGCTGTCGCTGCTCCACACAGATTCGCCGGCACAGCCCGTCCCCCTCCCAGGGCAGGCGGCGAGGAACGCCAGGCCGTCCTGCTGGGGTTTGCCCTGGGGACACCGCTTGAAGTCATCGTCCTCGCCAGAACTTCCGGAAGACGAGTCCGCCGGCCCACGGCCCGCGGAGCCGTGGCCCAGGAGAGGGGGTGAGCTGGCCCGGGGGCCTCGCCCGTGGCCGTTGAGCGCCTCCACCAGCTCGGCTCTGTAGACGGGCTCCCGCTCCCCGGCCCCCGGGCGGTGGGGCTTCAGGCGGATCTTGGGGGGCGGCAGGCCGGCGCCAGGGGGCCCGGGGCGCGTCAGCTTCAGCTTGGGGATGGAGGCGCTGGGCCCGCTGGGGTCCTGGCCGCCGCCGTgcagggcctgggaggggcagaagggctCGAGGGACCCGTGCACGCGGGAGGGGATCTCCACGACCTCGCCCGTGCCCTGGGGCGTGCTGTAGGAGATCTTGATGGCCGGGCTCCGTGGCACCCGGGCCTTGTCCTCCTCTCGCTTCTCCCTCTTGCTCCTCCTCGTGGTGGCCGCGGGGTCGCCGCCGCCGGCCGGGTCCTCCGGCTTGCGGGGCTCGCTGTCAAAGCCAGGGCCGCTGCCCACCCTCCTGCGcggcctcggggcacctggggggccgGGGCTGGCCTCGGGGGGGCTCAGCGTGCTCTTGCACTTCTCACAGAGTACTTGGCGCGGCCGCAGGCGGATGGGGCTCAGGGCCAGCCGACCCGGGTCACGGTTGCGGGACAGACGCCGGCGTGTCCTCTTGATGGTCCGGGGGGGCGGCTGCGGCACCCACTGCCGGTAGGTGCTTCTTAGccagagcgggggagggaagggggcgcCTTCGAAATACGGTGGGAACGGGGGCACGAGCGGTGGCTTGGGGTCTGCAGTCTCGGGGGGCTGGTCCCCGTCGGGAGGCGGTGGAGGGACTGTCCCCAGCTGCATTGCCTCTCCGTCCTGCTCCGCGGGGGCCGGGCCGTGGCAGCCGTTGACTGGGGGGTCCTCGGGCTGGGGCAGCGGGGCCGACAGGGGCAGGCCAAACAGGCCGGACCtggcagaggggagacagaaggggagagtCAGGACGGGAGGACACCGCTGCACCTGGCCCCGGCCCGTGGGGCCCGGAGCACCTGGGGAGGCACACGTCCCCACGCGTCCACCACGTGGGACATTTCAGGGGAGGCACGTGCTCCACCAAGTCTCGTGACCAGCACGGCGGCCAGCTCTCGGGTCCGCAGGGCCCCGACGTCCACACCTTGGTTCACGGTAACGAGGGGAATGGGGGCAGATGGAGACTTCCCAGGGTGCCCTGGGAGCCCGAGAACAGGGTCTCTGGTTCTGTGACGTGGCCTGAGCAGGCCAGCTGCTCTTCATGGGCCTTGtccaccttctccctcctcccaaggGAAGACCCCAAGCTCAGGGAGCCGGGTCCCAGGCGCCGGCCATGTGTGGGGGCAGCAATGGCCTCCACAGCCCAGAGAGGACAGAAGTCAGCCACCGAACCAGAGCTTTGGGTCTGGGAGTGAGATGGCTCCCTCCCAAATGCTGAGTCGGTCTCAGCTGTCTCCACGGCCCTCGGGTGAGGGTGACACCCACACCACCCCTGGCCACCGTAGCCTGGAAGGACCACCCCTCCTGCCGGGcacccccaggccctcccacAGGCCCTCCAGCTCCAGGAAGGAGAGTGGGCCAGGCAGTGTCGACAGGGCCACGAGACCCATGGGAAGGGAACACAAGAGGGCAGGAGGACCTCTCCCACGAGGATGCACGGCCAAGGCCAATGGCACAGCGGCACCCACAGGGCTCCGCAGCCACAGGCCTGCCCTCTCCCCGGGAAGCGTCGGGCCAGGCAGCCTCCATTCAGACATCTGGGCACCTTGGGGTGTTTCGTTGTTGAAGTCAGTGGTCAGTGCTCCATCCCCCCGGACCCCGTGCCGGGAATGTTGGGAGGCCGTACTAACTCACCAGCGACACCCGGTGCAGCAGGAAGACACTCACTGTTCCAAACAGTGAAAAACAAGGCCGCGTAGGTATGCGTAACTTCTAAACAAATGCGATGTCACCTGCGAGGCCCTTTTGCCAAAACCTGTTACTTTTTACGCACAAAACCAGACTTCTTCCGCCAAGTTAAGGGAAACACGGCACTTCTGTGCTCACCGTCCACTATGAACCTAACCGAAGTAGAAACGACAAATGAACGCTTCTGCCTTTTCTATTTCCAAATGGTTTCTCCGTTTGCTGTTCTCCAGAAGAATCGAGGCCAGCTAAGAGGGCCCACCGCGGAGGACATCACCGCCTCCAGCTTGGCCCCCGAGTGCCGCGGACCGGCCGGGAGCGGGCACAGGCCACATGGGAGCCGGCCGCAGAGGGCTGCGGGACTGGCCCAGGCGCAGTGACCCGCGGGGACATCGCCCCCCCAAGGTCCTCGGTCTCGAGGTCGATGAGTTAACAAATATGGCGGCACACCCACCGTGTGAACACTGCCCCGTTTTCGTTCAAGGTCGTGGCAAAAGCCCGGAAACCatggttttcctttcttatcaAGCTCTTGTCTACATGCGGCCATCCCCTGAAACTAAAGTCTTcgtgtgtgggggcagggggttcaCATTCATCTCCTCATGACCAGAGAGTCCACAGACACAGGACCGTGGCCACGGGCCCCAGGGAGACTGCTCCTGCCCTCTGTGTGGCCAGACAGCCGAACTGTAACCTGTAactgtgagcaagggagagcGGTGGGGGGAGCTGTAAGGCCAGCCTGGGAGGGAGCACCCAGCCACGGGCCGCAGGGGGGCACCCGGCTCCCTCCGAGGTGGGATTctgctctgggggaggggggagcagccACTGTGAGCCCCGCCACCCATCTCCGTCCTCTGCTGGGCGTGTGGCTCCTCATGTGCCCAGTGGCCCGGGACGGCCAGGCCATCCCCCTGGACCACATGTGCTGCGGCCCCTGCAGCCACAGGCCACGCATCCCTGGTGACCAACAGCGATACCAGAGTCTGCTCCCTAGTGCTGGCCACCTGCACTAGAGGACTCGCACAGTAGGATGGGCCGGGACTCCTGGGGAACCGGGGGCCCCGGGGTCGTGTCCGAACCGGGGGCCCCGGGGTCGTGTCCGCACCAGGAAAAAGGGTTCCGCACCCCGGCACCGGGCACACGGACCTCACAGCCCCAAGAGCCACCTCCGGTTTCTGTAAGTCAGGGTTTACTGACGCCCAGCCACGCGTGCTCGTGCTGGAGCTCAGACTACCCTTGGCTGCCTTCCTGCTCCCCGCTCCCCCCCGGCACTGCTGAGTAGCCAGGACAGAGGACAGGCGCCAGGCCCAGAATAGCTACTGTGCAGCCCTCTCGGGGAAGTCTGCTGGGGTCCAGGTGTGGGAGACAAGGCCCGGCCCaaagctgcccccaccccacccacagtCGTGGCCAGCAGGCCTGTCACCAAACCTCACCCTGAGTCCTCAGGCATCAGAGTGGGGACTGGACCCCACACCGGAATCAGCACCTGGTTCTTCCCTTTCAATAAGCCTCATAGAACATAGAACATTGAGAACAAAGCAAAAACTCTGAGCGCTAAACACATGTACTCACaccaagacacacacacacacacacacacacacacacacgcacgcacattcACCCTGAGCTTCTGGGCCAGCGTGCTCACTGCCTCTTGCTGTTAGGGGTGCTGGGATCCCCTCCATGGAACCCATGGCGCCCATGCAGAGGCCTCAAATGAAGGGGGTGTTGGCAAGGAGAACGGGGAAGGCAGGAGGTCCCCACCCCCCGCAGCCGTGGTGACCTGACAGAGGGTGACATCAAGACACGCAAAAAGCCCCCAAGGGGCCCCTCAAGGGACAGCCTTAGCCCAGTGGGAACTCCAGGATGGCCAGGAGGTCACCGGGGAGACCAGCCCCTATGCTGAGTGGGCACCCGACTGCCACCCGTGGGCACGAAATAAGGGCCACAGGAAGGTTCCAGAACCTGAGAGGGAAACCTGTAGGCACGTCTACAGACCAAGGGGTCCCACAGACCAGGAGAGGCCACACAGCAGACAGGATCCACACCCCTGGGGCCTGGAGGGTTGTTCCCAAGGCCCCCCAAagcccactccctgcccccctttACAGGCACTCAGACCGTGACCAGACCGTGGGGATTCATCCAcattccccactcccctcccaagCTTCTCTGCCGTCACCCCACTCGGAACCAGCCCACACACCCCCaggctctccttccctctgccccaccctgtcCCACGCCTGTGCCCCTACCAGCCTGCCtgtgggggtgcagagcccctCCTGCCAGCCGGGGTCCGGGGCACCCCAAGAGCAACCCCCCGGGGCAGGTCCTTTCCCTCACCCGGAACCCATCTTCCCTCCAGAAGCCTCCTCTGCGGGACCCTGTGGGCTGACAGTGCCTTTGGCCACCTCCCCCCGCcgggggggggcaggctggggACAGCTGGGGCGGAGAGGGGGTTGTCGCCCTACCCCCGAGGTCCCGAAGCTGTGCTCCAGGGAGGTTCCCCCCCTCACCGTTTACGACACACCCCTCAGAAGTCCCTGCGTGTTTACGACAGTCACAGAGACCGGTGCACGTGCTCTATGGCTCCTGA contains these protein-coding regions:
- the PWWP2B gene encoding PWWP domain-containing protein 2B isoform X1, which encodes MEPRAGCRLPVRVEQVVNGALLVTVSCGERSFAGILLDCTKKSGLFGLPLSAPLPQPEDPPVNGCHGPAPAEQDGEAMQLGTVPPPPPDGDQPPETADPKPPLVPPFPPYFEGAPFPPPLWLRSTYRQWVPQPPPRTIKRTRRRLSRNRDPGRLALSPIRLRPRQVLCEKCKSTLSPPEASPGPPGAPRPRRRVGSGPGFDSEPRKPEDPAGGGDPAATTRRSKREKREEDKARVPRSPAIKISYSTPQGTGEVVEIPSRVHGSLEPFCPSQALHGGGQDPSGPSASIPKLKLTRPGPPGAGLPPPKIRLKPHRPGAGEREPVYRAELVEALNGHGRGPRASSPPLLGHGSAGRGPADSSSGSSGEDDDFKRCPQGKPQQDGLAFLAACPGRGTGCAGESVWSSDSLDESKSCSSEVPSPDTCDLSGDGASVRSSSGAARQTVPPLTVRLHTQSVSKCVTEDGRTVAVGDIVWGKVHGFPWWPARVLDISLSQKEDGEPSWQEAKVSWFGSPTTSFLSTSKLSPFSEFFKLRFNRKKKGMYRKAITEAANAAQPVAPEIREVLTQFET
- the PWWP2B gene encoding PWWP domain-containing protein 2B isoform X2, which codes for MQLGTVPPPPPDGDQPPETADPKPPLVPPFPPYFEGAPFPPPLWLRSTYRQWVPQPPPRTIKRTRRRLSRNRDPGRLALSPIRLRPRQVLCEKCKSTLSPPEASPGPPGAPRPRRRVGSGPGFDSEPRKPEDPAGGGDPAATTRRSKREKREEDKARVPRSPAIKISYSTPQGTGEVVEIPSRVHGSLEPFCPSQALHGGGQDPSGPSASIPKLKLTRPGPPGAGLPPPKIRLKPHRPGAGEREPVYRAELVEALNGHGRGPRASSPPLLGHGSAGRGPADSSSGSSGEDDDFKRCPQGKPQQDGLAFLAACPGRGTGCAGESVWSSDSLDESKSCSSEVPSPDTCDLSGDGASVRSSSGAARQTVPPLTVRLHTQSVSKCVTEDGRTVAVGDIVWGKVHGFPWWPARVLDISLSQKEDGEPSWQEAKVSWFGSPTTSFLSTSKLSPFSEFFKLRFNRKKKGMYRKAITEAANAAQPVAPEIREVLTQFET
- the PWWP2B gene encoding PWWP domain-containing protein 2B isoform X3 — encoded protein: MEPRAGCRLPVRVEQVVNGALLVTVSCGERSFAGILLDCTKKSGLFGLPLSAPLPQPEDPPVNGCHGPAPAEQDGEAMQLGTVPPPPPDGDQPPETADPKPPLVPPFPPYFEGAPFPPPLWLRSTYRQWVPQPPPRTIKRTRRRLSRNRDPGRLALSPIRLRPRQVLCEKCKSTLSPPEASPGPPGAPRPRRRVGSGPGFDSEPRKPEDPAGGGDPAATTRRSKREKREEDKARVPRSPAIKISYSTPQGTGEVVEIPSRVHGSLEPFCPSQALHGGGQDPSGPSASIPKLKLTRPGPPGAGLPPPKIRLKPHRPGAGEREPVYRAELVEALNGHGRGPRASSPPLLGHGSAGRGPADSSSGSSGEDDDFKRCPQGKPQQDGLAFLAACPGRGTGCAGESVWSSDSLDESKSCSSEVPSPDTCDLSGDGASVRSSSGAARQTVPPLTVRLHTQSVSKCVTEDGRTVAVGDIVWGHRR